The DNA region TAATGGGAATTAGCACTATACAAATTATATTAGTATTCATAGTTGCATGTATCGCTGGTATGGGTAGTGTTTTAGATGAATTTCAAACCCATAGACCGCTAGTAGCGTGTACATTAATAGGACTTATATTGGGAGACTTAAAGACAGGTATTATAATAGGTGGAACTCTTGAAATGATGGCTTTAGGCTGGATGAATATAGGAGCGGCTATGGCACCAGATGCAGCTCTTGCTAGTATTATTTCCACTATAATAGTTATAGCAGGAAAGCAAAGCATAGGAGCTGGTATAGCAGTAGCAATTCCAATAGCAGCTGCTGGTCAAGTTTTAACTATATTTGCAAGAACTATAACAGTCGTATTCCAGCACAGAGCTGACAGATATGCTGAAGAAGGGAATCTTGCAGGAATAGATAGATGTCATATAGGAGCTTTAT from Haloimpatiens massiliensis includes:
- a CDS encoding PTS mannose/fructose/sorbose transporter subunit IIC, translated to MSTIQIILVFIVACIAGMGSVLDEFQTHRPLVACTLIGLILGDLKTGIIIGGTLEMMALGWMNIGAAMAPDAALASIISTIIVIAGKQSIGAGIAVAIPIAAAGQVLTIFARTITVVFQHRADRYAEEGNLAGIDRCHIGALLIQALRVAIPSLLVAMFVGTNVVQNMLSAIPDWITGGLGVAGGFIVVVGYAMVINMMEAKYLMPFFFLGFVVAAFTNFNLVALGILGTVFAIVYIQLNPKYNKVEVASAPAGAVQSNLDDDLDDELD